The following are encoded in a window of Sphingobium sp. AP49 genomic DNA:
- a CDS encoding thiamine pyrophosphate-binding protein has product MSYDDPKPAVNVNATDKKGTPVYKRMLDLFEAEGINTLFGIPDPNFVHMFLEAERRGWTVVAPHHEAAAGFMAEAASRITGKPAVAIGTLGPGIANMAPAIQCALVENSPVIFLSGQRARVTEQRVRRGRIQFVKQMPLFENSVKYAASIEYADQTDEVVREGIRKAMGGTPGPVYIEYPSHIILEELDLPAPLAPDRYRLVNQGADIDRVKEAADLIRAAKNPILLVGHAVHTSRSGAAVKELADLMNCPVIQTSGGTSYIKGLEDRTFQYVFSKASIEAVTESDLVLALGTELGEPVHFGKWRYWMKNEAIRKWIYVEQDPAAIGVNRPIDVPLVGDLRGVVPQLVEALKDTPRAPAPGLEAFMRDGQAELDELAAESRTKSDGTGDLPIHPARLAVEATEAFPKDGILIRDGGAGVIFQWTYSQCKPNDVIWNQNFGHIGTGIPYATGAMLADRAATGVSRPGLLLTSDSSFMFHIAELEVAVRTKLPLVCVVGVDNQWGLEVGVYKRTFGQGTEETGTHWSKEVRFDKIGEGFGCHGEYVTRAEDIKPAIARAYASGKPGVVHVVIDPKANSEEMPKYAEFRTWYAEGTQ; this is encoded by the coding sequence ATGAGCTATGACGATCCCAAGCCCGCCGTGAATGTGAACGCCACCGACAAGAAGGGCACGCCGGTCTACAAGCGGATGCTGGACCTGTTCGAGGCCGAAGGCATCAACACGCTGTTCGGCATTCCCGACCCCAATTTCGTCCATATGTTCCTGGAGGCCGAGCGTCGCGGCTGGACCGTGGTTGCGCCGCATCACGAAGCCGCAGCCGGCTTCATGGCCGAGGCCGCCTCGCGCATCACCGGCAAGCCCGCCGTTGCGATCGGCACGCTGGGGCCGGGCATCGCCAATATGGCGCCCGCCATCCAGTGCGCGCTGGTCGAAAATTCGCCGGTCATCTTCCTGTCGGGCCAGCGCGCCCGCGTGACCGAACAGCGCGTCCGTCGCGGCCGCATCCAGTTCGTCAAGCAGATGCCCTTGTTCGAGAATAGCGTCAAATATGCCGCCTCGATCGAATATGCCGACCAGACCGACGAAGTGGTGCGCGAGGGCATTCGCAAGGCGATGGGCGGCACCCCCGGCCCGGTCTATATCGAATATCCCAGCCACATCATTCTGGAAGAGCTGGACCTGCCCGCGCCGCTGGCGCCGGACCGTTATCGCCTGGTCAATCAGGGCGCGGACATCGACCGGGTCAAGGAAGCGGCGGACCTGATCCGCGCCGCCAAGAACCCGATCCTGCTGGTCGGCCATGCCGTTCACACCTCGCGCTCGGGCGCGGCGGTCAAGGAACTGGCGGACCTGATGAACTGCCCGGTGATCCAGACCTCGGGCGGCACCAGCTATATCAAGGGGCTGGAAGACCGCACCTTCCAATATGTCTTCTCCAAGGCATCGATCGAGGCGGTCACCGAGTCCGACCTGGTGCTGGCGCTGGGTACCGAATTGGGCGAGCCGGTCCATTTCGGCAAGTGGCGCTACTGGATGAAGAATGAAGCGATCCGCAAGTGGATCTATGTCGAGCAGGATCCCGCCGCGATCGGCGTCAACCGCCCGATCGACGTGCCGCTGGTCGGCGATCTGCGCGGCGTCGTGCCGCAGTTGGTCGAGGCGCTGAAGGACACGCCGCGCGCACCCGCGCCCGGTCTGGAAGCCTTCATGCGCGACGGCCAGGCCGAACTGGACGAACTGGCGGCGGAATCGCGCACCAAGAGCGATGGCACCGGCGACCTGCCGATCCATCCGGCCCGTCTGGCGGTGGAAGCGACCGAGGCCTTCCCCAAGGATGGCATCCTGATCCGCGACGGCGGCGCGGGCGTGATCTTCCAGTGGACCTATTCGCAGTGCAAGCCGAACGACGTCATCTGGAACCAGAATTTCGGTCATATCGGCACCGGCATTCCCTATGCCACCGGCGCGATGCTGGCGGATCGGGCTGCAACGGGCGTCAGCCGTCCGGGCCTGTTGCTGACGTCGGACAGCAGCTTCATGTTCCATATCGCCGAACTGGAAGTGGCAGTCCGCACCAAGCTGCCTCTGGTCTGCGTCGTCGGCGTGGATAATCAGTGGGGCCTGGAAGTGGGCGTCTACAAGCGCACCTTCGGTCAGGGCACGGAAGAGACCGGCACCCATTGGAGCAAGGAAGTCCGCTTCGACAAGATCGGCGAGGGCTTTGGCTGCCACGGCGAATATGTGACCCGCGCGGAAGACATCAAGCCGGCGATCGCGCGTGCCTATGCCAGCGGCAAGCCGGGCGTCGTCCATGTCGTGATCGACCCCAAGGCCAATTCGGAAGAAATGCCCAAATATGCCGAATTCCGCACCTGGTACGCCGAAGGCACCCAGTAA
- a CDS encoding aromatic ring-hydroxylating dioxygenase subunit alpha: MSKLSNIDVEALAKPLTYPTEAFLSKDYALAEKEKLWPHVWQMVERVEDLPDVGDWMTYDICDESFIIVRTAPDALRAFYNVCPHRGRQLIDVPKGVHSVRGKNRRSFVCGFHGWTFDTEGNNTYILDPQDWQGALTPECTRLSDVKIDIWGGWIWINMDPDAEPLADFLGDAGRILSHFEMDKMRYKWRKWVVYPANWKTALEAFMEPYHVAGTHTQLLDYGDYYAYSAAYGLHGVSGFDQRDPAFQMSQSSSVTRAGKGDDPRRSTYELIRENFETLNYAASTETLVNAASRLVDELPEGTAAGDVIAHWLKSAKADDAARGVIWPEIPPEVMAEAGLAWHVFPNMSVLQGITFALCYRTRPYGDDPDMCIFESYAIERFPEGQAPVTEWEETEATAEGWGSVLAQDFSNMEWVQKGMKSRGFRGPLPNPHQERKITNFHRNLATYMGTGAPRLLK; encoded by the coding sequence ATGAGCAAATTGAGCAACATCGACGTCGAGGCGCTGGCCAAGCCGCTGACCTATCCGACCGAGGCGTTCCTGTCGAAGGACTACGCCCTGGCCGAGAAGGAGAAGCTGTGGCCGCATGTCTGGCAGATGGTCGAGCGGGTCGAAGACCTGCCCGATGTCGGCGACTGGATGACCTATGACATTTGCGATGAGTCCTTCATCATCGTGCGGACCGCGCCCGATGCGCTGCGCGCCTTCTACAATGTCTGCCCGCACCGGGGCCGCCAACTGATCGATGTGCCCAAGGGTGTCCATTCGGTGCGCGGCAAGAACCGGCGCAGCTTCGTCTGCGGCTTCCATGGCTGGACCTTCGATACCGAGGGCAACAACACATATATTCTCGACCCGCAGGACTGGCAGGGCGCGCTGACGCCCGAATGCACCCGCCTGTCGGACGTCAAGATCGACATATGGGGCGGCTGGATCTGGATCAACATGGATCCCGATGCGGAGCCCCTGGCCGATTTCCTGGGCGATGCCGGGCGTATCCTGTCCCACTTCGAGATGGACAAGATGCGCTATAAATGGCGCAAATGGGTGGTTTATCCCGCCAATTGGAAGACCGCGCTGGAAGCGTTCATGGAGCCTTACCATGTCGCGGGCACCCATACCCAGCTGCTCGATTATGGCGATTATTATGCCTATAGCGCGGCCTATGGCCTGCATGGCGTCAGTGGCTTCGACCAGCGCGACCCGGCTTTCCAGATGAGCCAGAGCAGCAGCGTGACGCGGGCCGGCAAGGGCGATGATCCGCGCCGCTCCACCTATGAGCTGATCCGCGAAAATTTCGAGACATTGAACTATGCGGCCTCGACCGAGACTTTGGTCAATGCGGCCAGCCGGCTGGTCGACGAACTGCCCGAAGGCACGGCGGCTGGCGACGTCATCGCCCATTGGCTCAAATCCGCCAAGGCGGACGACGCCGCGCGGGGCGTCATCTGGCCGGAAATCCCGCCCGAGGTGATGGCCGAGGCGGGTCTGGCCTGGCATGTCTTTCCCAACATGTCGGTGCTGCAGGGGATCACCTTCGCCCTTTGCTACCGCACCCGTCCCTATGGCGACGATCCCGACATGTGCATCTTTGAATCCTACGCGATCGAGCGTTTTCCCGAAGGGCAGGCGCCGGTCACCGAGTGGGAAGAAACCGAGGCGACCGCCGAGGGCTGGGGCTCTGTCCTCGCCCAGGACTTTTCCAACATGGAATGGGTGCAGAAGGGCATGAAGTCGCGCGGGTTCCGCGGGCCGCTGCCCAACCCCCATCAGGAACGCAAGATCACCAATTTCCACCGCAACCTAGCCACGTACATGGGTACGGGCGCACCGAGGTTACTCAAATGA
- a CDS encoding NAD(P)/FAD-dependent oxidoreductase: MTCKPTQTPAADTFDIPTLREKYRAERDKRMRADREGQYQPTTDDTTHSYDVDPHMPVVARDPIVEELDVVVLGAGFAGLLAGYHLTKQGVTNFRNIDHGGDFGGVWYWNRYPGIQCDNDAYCYLPLLEETGFMPSKKFADGAEIQAYCRQIAEKFNFADKALFHTLITSLKWDEAIQRWRVGTSRGDELLARFVVMGCGVLNMPKLPGIAGINSFKGKIFHTARWDYDYSGGSYDNPVLDRLADKRVAIIGTGATAIQAVPYLGRYAKQLYVIQRTPSTVDERPNPATDADWAASLQPGWQADRQANFHRAAMEAFAPGEPDLICDIWTEIARNLSAELEAEGWPEMSIEQFMAKREVVDYRVMERLRARVDEMVTDKATAEALKPWYRFLCKRPLSSNEFYPTFNRPNVTLIDVADSKGLEKITEKGFVSGGVEYEVDCIIFASGFEVTSELKRRWGIDAVEGRDGQSIYDHWANGPRTLHGTMTHGFPNQFFIGYIQGGLNASVTEQFGRQAEHIAHIIHAVMDKGAKVVETTLQGQEDYVRHFEEMEIDMTAFQQECTPSYFTNEGQVKAPWALFRGYGPGWGAFQKLVQDWRAKGDLDGMELRS; the protein is encoded by the coding sequence ATGACCTGCAAGCCGACGCAGACGCCTGCGGCTGACACATTCGATATCCCGACCCTGCGCGAGAAATATCGCGCCGAGCGCGACAAGCGGATGCGCGCCGACCGGGAAGGGCAATATCAGCCCACGACCGACGATACGACGCACAGCTATGACGTCGACCCGCACATGCCGGTCGTCGCGCGCGACCCGATCGTCGAGGAACTGGACGTTGTGGTGCTGGGCGCGGGCTTTGCCGGCCTGCTCGCCGGCTATCATCTGACCAAGCAGGGCGTCACCAATTTCCGCAATATCGACCATGGCGGCGATTTTGGCGGCGTCTGGTACTGGAATCGCTATCCCGGCATCCAGTGCGACAATGACGCCTATTGCTATCTGCCGCTGCTGGAAGAGACCGGCTTCATGCCGTCGAAGAAGTTCGCCGACGGCGCGGAAATCCAGGCCTATTGCCGCCAGATCGCGGAAAAGTTCAACTTTGCCGACAAGGCGCTGTTCCATACCCTCATCACATCCTTGAAATGGGACGAGGCGATCCAGCGCTGGCGCGTCGGCACCAGCCGGGGCGACGAATTGCTGGCGCGTTTCGTGGTGATGGGCTGCGGCGTGCTCAACATGCCCAAGCTGCCCGGCATTGCCGGCATCAACAGCTTCAAGGGCAAGATTTTCCACACCGCCCGCTGGGACTATGACTATAGCGGCGGCAGCTACGACAATCCGGTGCTCGACAGGCTGGCCGACAAGCGCGTCGCGATCATCGGCACCGGCGCGACCGCGATCCAGGCGGTGCCCTATCTCGGCCGCTACGCCAAGCAGCTCTATGTCATCCAGCGCACGCCATCGACCGTGGACGAGCGCCCCAATCCGGCGACCGATGCCGATTGGGCAGCGTCGCTGCAGCCCGGCTGGCAGGCCGATCGCCAGGCCAATTTCCACCGCGCCGCGATGGAAGCCTTCGCGCCGGGCGAACCGGACCTGATCTGCGACATCTGGACCGAGATCGCCCGCAACCTGTCGGCGGAGCTGGAAGCCGAGGGCTGGCCGGAGATGTCGATCGAGCAGTTCATGGCGAAGCGCGAGGTGGTCGATTATCGCGTGATGGAGCGACTGCGCGCCCGTGTCGATGAAATGGTCACGGACAAGGCAACGGCCGAGGCGTTGAAGCCCTGGTACCGCTTCCTCTGCAAGCGCCCGCTGTCGAGCAATGAGTTCTACCCGACCTTCAACCGGCCCAATGTCACGCTGATCGACGTTGCCGACAGCAAGGGGCTGGAGAAGATCACGGAGAAGGGCTTCGTGTCGGGCGGCGTCGAATATGAGGTCGACTGCATCATTTTCGCCAGCGGCTTCGAGGTGACGAGCGAGTTGAAGCGGCGCTGGGGCATCGATGCGGTCGAGGGCCGCGATGGCCAATCCATCTATGACCATTGGGCCAATGGGCCGCGCACCCTGCACGGCACGATGACCCATGGTTTCCCCAACCAGTTCTTCATCGGCTATATCCAGGGTGGCCTCAACGCCAGCGTGACCGAACAGTTCGGCCGCCAGGCGGAGCATATCGCCCATATCATTCATGCGGTGATGGATAAGGGTGCCAAGGTGGTCGAGACCACCTTGCAGGGGCAGGAGGATTATGTCCGCCATTTCGAGGAAATGGAGATCGACATGACCGCCTTCCAGCAGGAATGCACCCCCAGCTACTTCACCAATGAAGGCCAGGTGAAGGCGCCCTGGGCGCTGTTCCGCGGCTATGGTCCGGGCTGGGGCGCGTTCCAGAAACTGGTCCAGGACTGGCGTGCCAAGGGCGATCTGGACGGCATGGAATTGCGGTCCTGA
- a CDS encoding SDR family NAD(P)-dependent oxidoreductase, giving the protein MMMAGVVAVTGAAGALGRAAVQVLRAAGWTVAGIDLGDVPAGSVDLALGGVDLSDEQAVAGAADKIGEALGGLDALVNIAGGFSWETVSDGSVATWDRLYGMNVRTALIATRALLPLLRDGGGAIVNIGAAASVKAAAGMGAYAASKAGVARLTEALAEELKDEGVRVNAVLPSIIDTPANRADMPDADSSRWVSPEALGGVIAFLLSPAAAPITGALIPVTGRV; this is encoded by the coding sequence ATGATGATGGCGGGAGTGGTGGCGGTAACCGGTGCGGCCGGTGCGCTGGGCCGGGCGGCGGTGCAGGTGCTGCGTGCGGCCGGTTGGACGGTGGCGGGCATCGACCTGGGTGATGTGCCGGCCGGCAGCGTCGACCTGGCGCTGGGCGGAGTCGATCTGTCCGACGAACAGGCGGTGGCCGGCGCGGCGGACAAGATCGGCGAGGCGCTGGGTGGACTGGACGCACTGGTCAACATCGCCGGCGGCTTCAGCTGGGAAACGGTGAGCGACGGGTCGGTCGCCACCTGGGACCGGCTCTATGGCATGAATGTCCGCACCGCGCTGATCGCGACTCGCGCCTTGCTGCCACTGCTGCGCGATGGCGGCGGCGCGATCGTCAATATCGGTGCAGCCGCATCGGTGAAGGCGGCCGCCGGCATGGGCGCCTATGCGGCGTCGAAGGCGGGCGTCGCGCGCCTGACCGAGGCGCTGGCCGAGGAACTGAAGGATGAAGGCGTGCGCGTGAATGCGGTGCTGCCCAGCATCATCGACACGCCGGCCAATCGCGCCGACATGCCCGACGCAGATTCCAGCCGCTGGGTCTCGCCCGAGGCGCTGGGCGGGGTGATCGCCTTCCTGCTGTCGCCCGCCGCCGCGCCGATCACCGGCGCGCTGATCCCGGTCACCGGCCGGGTCTGA
- a CDS encoding NAD-dependent succinate-semialdehyde dehydrogenase, with product MTIALADPSLLREQCYVDGQWIGTASIDVTDPATDERLAGIPAIDEAGTRAAIEAAEAALPAWKAKTAGERSRILRRWFELLIEHQDDLAMILTREQGKALTEAKGEIAYAASFIEWFGEEAKRIYGEIIPSHRADSRIVVIKQPVGVVAAITPWNFPAAMITRKAAPALAAGCTMVLKPATQTPLTALALAVLAERAGVPKGVFNVVTGSSRVIGAELTGNPLVRKLSFTGSTEVGKTLMAQCAPTMKKLSMELGGNAPFIVFADADLDAAVEGAIASKYRNSGQTCVCVNRILVQRDVAPAFAEKLKAAVAKLKVGPGTEAGVTQGPLIDEKAVEKVEEHVADALAKGGTLVSGGHRHALGHSFFEPTIISGCTPDMKLADEETFGPLASIFLFDSEEEAVALANATEVGLAGYFYTRDLARAWRVGEALEVGMVGINTGLISTEVAPFGGIKESGMGREGSRHGIEDYVEIKYLCMSGI from the coding sequence ATGACCATAGCCCTTGCCGACCCCAGCCTGCTGCGCGAACAATGCTATGTCGACGGCCAGTGGATCGGCACCGCCAGCATCGACGTGACCGACCCGGCGACGGACGAGCGGCTGGCCGGCATTCCCGCGATCGACGAGGCGGGCACGCGCGCGGCGATCGAGGCAGCCGAGGCGGCGCTGCCGGCCTGGAAGGCGAAGACCGCGGGCGAGCGATCGCGCATCCTGCGCCGCTGGTTCGAGCTGCTGATCGAGCATCAGGACGATCTGGCCATGATCCTGACTCGTGAGCAGGGCAAGGCGCTGACCGAGGCCAAGGGCGAGATCGCCTATGCGGCGAGCTTCATCGAATGGTTCGGGGAAGAGGCCAAGCGCATCTATGGCGAGATCATTCCCAGCCATCGCGCCGACAGCCGCATCGTCGTCATCAAGCAGCCGGTCGGCGTGGTCGCGGCGATCACGCCGTGGAATTTTCCGGCAGCGATGATCACGCGCAAGGCGGCGCCGGCGCTGGCGGCGGGCTGCACCATGGTGCTGAAGCCCGCGACCCAGACGCCGCTGACCGCGCTGGCGCTCGCCGTGCTGGCCGAACGGGCGGGCGTGCCCAAGGGCGTGTTCAACGTCGTCACCGGATCGTCGCGGGTGATCGGCGCGGAACTGACCGGCAACCCGCTGGTGCGCAAATTGAGCTTCACCGGATCGACCGAGGTCGGCAAGACGCTGATGGCGCAATGCGCGCCGACGATGAAAAAATTGTCGATGGAGCTGGGCGGCAATGCCCCCTTCATCGTCTTTGCCGATGCCGATCTGGATGCGGCGGTCGAAGGCGCGATCGCGTCCAAATATCGCAACAGCGGCCAGACCTGCGTCTGCGTCAACCGCATCCTGGTGCAGCGCGATGTTGCGCCGGCCTTTGCCGAAAAGCTGAAGGCCGCCGTCGCCAAGCTGAAGGTCGGGCCGGGCACGGAGGCGGGCGTGACCCAGGGGCCGCTGATCGACGAGAAGGCGGTCGAGAAGGTCGAGGAGCATGTCGCCGATGCGCTGGCCAAGGGCGGCACGCTGGTGAGCGGCGGGCATCGCCATGCACTGGGCCACAGCTTCTTCGAGCCGACCATCATCAGTGGCTGCACGCCGGACATGAAGCTGGCCGACGAGGAAACGTTCGGGCCGCTGGCTTCGATCTTCCTGTTCGACTCGGAAGAGGAGGCGGTGGCGCTCGCCAATGCAACCGAGGTGGGCCTCGCGGGCTATTTCTACACCCGGGACCTGGCGCGCGCCTGGCGCGTGGGCGAGGCGCTGGAGGTCGGCATGGTGGGCATCAACACCGGCCTCATTTCGACCGAGGTCGCGCCGTTTGGCGGTATCAAGGAATCGGGCATGGGCCGCGAAGGATCGCGCCATGGCATCGAGGACTATGTCGAGATCAAATATCTCTGCATGTCCGGGATCTGA
- a CDS encoding nuclear transport factor 2 family protein yields MDADRQARMDALLDRQDIVDCLTRFSRGMDRFDRALFLSAFHDDATVAAGSFVGAPDALYAWASALHEGGQVATHHNLLNMTIDIDGDSAHAETYYLFVGRNRDESNWIAGGRYIDRLERRGGQWKIALRTNMIEWSGLVPTLPLPFGDVPDLNANGAPARDASDPSYLRPLVNRREPRIPD; encoded by the coding sequence ATGGACGCGGATCGCCAGGCGCGGATGGATGCGCTGCTCGACCGGCAGGACATTGTCGACTGCCTGACCCGGTTCAGCCGGGGCATGGACCGGTTCGACCGCGCCCTGTTCCTGTCCGCCTTTCATGACGATGCCACCGTCGCGGCGGGCAGCTTCGTCGGCGCGCCCGATGCGCTCTATGCGTGGGCCTCTGCCCTGCATGAAGGCGGACAGGTGGCGACGCATCATAATCTGCTCAACATGACGATCGATATCGACGGCGACAGCGCCCATGCCGAAACCTATTATCTGTTCGTCGGCCGCAACCGGGACGAGAGCAACTGGATCGCCGGTGGCCGCTATATCGACCGGCTGGAACGGCGGGGCGGGCAGTGGAAGATCGCGCTGCGCACCAACATGATCGAATGGTCCGGGCTGGTGCCGACCCTGCCCTTGCCCTTTGGCGATGTGCCGGACCTGAATGCCAATGGCGCCCCCGCGCGGGACGCCAGCGATCCCTCCTATCTGAGGCCATTGGTCAACCGCCGGGAACCGCGCATCCCGGATTAG
- a CDS encoding SDR family NAD(P)-dependent oxidoreductase encodes MKPLDGKVAIVTGASRGIGKGMALALAEQGATVYVTGRTVNAGDHELPGTVGETAAQCDARGGRGIAVQVDHGDDAQVAALFDQVQREQGRLDLLVNNAFAIPEDLTVPGSFWEKPLSNWDMVDVGVRSNFVAARHAAQMMVPQGSGLIVAISGYVGVTYTYGVVFGTCKSAVDRMARDMAIELQPHGVASLSLWQGLTMTERAQRNIAANPAMKALTVTNPLVGCSPEFPGRVIAALLADPAIMARSGGTFITAELAQDYGITDVDGKTIPSLRAERGAPIWQPIAPRTEA; translated from the coding sequence ATGAAACCGCTGGACGGCAAGGTCGCGATCGTGACCGGCGCAAGCCGGGGGATCGGCAAGGGGATGGCGCTGGCGCTCGCCGAGCAGGGCGCGACCGTCTATGTCACCGGGCGCACGGTCAATGCGGGCGATCATGAATTGCCCGGCACGGTCGGCGAGACGGCGGCGCAATGCGATGCGCGCGGCGGCCGGGGCATTGCCGTGCAGGTCGATCATGGCGACGATGCGCAGGTCGCCGCTTTGTTCGACCAGGTGCAGCGCGAACAGGGGCGGCTCGACCTGCTGGTCAACAACGCCTTTGCCATCCCCGAGGATCTGACCGTGCCGGGCAGCTTCTGGGAAAAGCCGCTGTCCAACTGGGACATGGTCGATGTCGGCGTGCGATCCAACTTCGTCGCTGCGCGCCATGCCGCCCAGATGATGGTGCCGCAGGGATCGGGCCTGATCGTCGCGATATCGGGCTATGTCGGGGTCACCTATACCTATGGCGTGGTGTTCGGCACGTGCAAGTCGGCGGTCGACCGGATGGCGCGGGACATGGCGATCGAATTGCAGCCCCATGGCGTCGCCTCGCTCTCGCTGTGGCAGGGGCTGACCATGACCGAGCGGGCACAGCGCAACATCGCCGCCAATCCGGCGATGAAGGCGCTGACCGTGACCAATCCGCTGGTCGGCTGCTCGCCCGAATTTCCCGGCCGGGTGATCGCCGCGCTGCTGGCCGATCCGGCGATCATGGCGCGATCGGGCGGCACCTTCATCACGGCGGAGCTGGCGCAGGATTATGGCATCACCGATGTCGACGGGAAGACCATCCCGTCGCTGCGGGCCGAGCGTGGCGCGCCGATCTGGCAGCCGATCGCCCCGCGGACGGAGGCATAG
- a CDS encoding nuclear transport factor 2 family protein, translating into MENATTPLQAILDREAIRDCLARLARGEDRRDADLIRASCWPDGSTDYGVFAGDFDAYLAWVVPGADAILCTQHLLGQSFIDLEGDAARVETQVQSYHRIDMGDAQRDVMIGGRYLDIFERREGQWRIARRTMLYDWVQDIGLSADWSQGVMGMAFSAPHFTGRANGDHSVRFFARETD; encoded by the coding sequence ATGGAGAATGCCACCACGCCATTGCAGGCGATTCTGGACCGGGAGGCGATCCGCGATTGTCTCGCCCGGCTGGCGCGTGGTGAGGACCGACGCGACGCCGACCTGATCCGGGCAAGCTGCTGGCCTGACGGCAGCACCGACTATGGCGTGTTCGCCGGCGATTTCGATGCCTATCTCGCCTGGGTGGTGCCCGGCGCCGACGCGATCCTGTGCACCCAGCATCTGCTGGGGCAGAGCTTCATCGACCTGGAGGGCGACGCGGCGCGGGTCGAGACGCAGGTCCAATCCTATCATCGTATCGACATGGGCGACGCGCAACGCGACGTCATGATCGGCGGCCGCTATCTCGACATTTTCGAACGGCGCGAGGGCCAGTGGCGGATCGCGCGGCGCACCATGCTCTATGACTGGGTGCAGGATATCGGCCTGTCGGCCGACTGGAGCCAGGGGGTGATGGGCATGGCGTTCAGCGCCCCGCATTTCACCGGTCGCGCGAACGGCGATCATAGCGTGCGCTTCTTCGCGCGCGAAACCGACTGA
- a CDS encoding TetR/AcrR family transcriptional regulator, whose translation MKDQQVSVKSAAAIPSPFRTAEEKVRERAEKREAVLLAAVRMFNARGFHATSLDDVAASLGVSKPTIYHYLGNKEQVLIECVTRGLEMLSAAAAEARAGSGDGRARLAYFLRRYGAVIMDDFGACVVRTGDECLSAEGAILFRSRKRDIDLAMRGLIADAVADGSIAPVDVKLAGFTLAGALNWAARWRDPQGAMSAEAIAAAQVDLLIAGLAPRG comes from the coding sequence ATGAAGGATCAACAGGTGTCGGTAAAAAGCGCAGCGGCGATCCCGTCCCCCTTCCGCACGGCGGAGGAAAAGGTGCGGGAGCGGGCGGAAAAACGGGAAGCGGTGCTGCTTGCAGCGGTGCGCATGTTCAATGCGCGCGGCTTCCACGCGACGTCGCTGGACGATGTTGCCGCCAGCCTTGGGGTCAGCAAGCCGACCATCTATCATTATCTGGGCAATAAGGAGCAGGTGCTGATCGAATGCGTCACCCGTGGCCTGGAGATGCTGAGTGCGGCGGCCGCCGAGGCGCGGGCGGGCAGCGGCGATGGCCGGGCGCGGCTTGCCTATTTTCTGCGACGCTATGGCGCGGTGATCATGGATGATTTCGGCGCCTGCGTGGTGCGGACGGGTGACGAATGCCTGTCGGCAGAGGGGGCTATCCTGTTCCGATCGCGCAAACGCGACATCGACCTTGCCATGCGCGGGCTGATCGCCGACGCCGTGGCGGACGGATCGATCGCCCCGGTTGACGTCAAGCTGGCCGGCTTCACCCTGGCTGGCGCGCTCAACTGGGCGGCGCGCTGGCGCGATCCGCAAGGGGCGATGAGCGCGGAGGCGATAGCAGCGGCACAGGTCGACCTGCTAATCGCCGGCCTCGCTCCGCGCGGCTGA